AAGTGATGATTCTTGACCATGTTCGCAATCTTTAGATCCTCATATACAACCACATCGTTAGAGTGGACTACGCACCGAGCAGTCTTTATTGCCCAGTCTTTACGCTGTCTTTGGATTTTTAGATGAACTCTACCACATCTATTTCTTGCTTTGTGGTAGTTGTTCGATTGAGGTTTTTTACCCTTAACAAACTTCTTACTTAAACGCTTTTGAGCCTTTTTAAGCCTGCGTTCTGACTTTCTTAGGAATTGAGGATAACTGACTGCGTTATCATTTTGGTCTTTAGTGAAGTATTTTAACCCTAAGTCCAAGCCGACTACATTGCCAGTGTATTGACCAACTTCCTTGCGGTCAGCATCAAAGCAAAATTGAGCGTAATAACCGTCAGCACGACGCACTACACGCACACGATTGATTTTTAATCTCAATAAGTCTTCCCTTGTTTCTTTGTTGCAGTACAAAGATAAGGAACCTATTTTAAATCCATCGGTGAAGACAATACTCATGCCATCGTCTGACAACTTCCAGCCAGATACCTTGTATTCGACAGAACGACAATGTTTTTTAAATTTAGGATATCCTTTCTTTTTCTCCCCTTTTTTGCAACGAGTATAGAAGTTAGAGATTGATGCCCAAGCTCTTTCGGCACTGGCTTGACGGGCGGCAGAGTTTAATGCATGAGCAAAACTAAACTCTTTGGCTAAGTCCTTGCACAGCTTATACAAGTCTGCTTTACCAACGTTTTGATTATCTATCCAATAACGGACTGCTTTATTTCTAATAAATTGAGCAGTCTTGATGGCATCATCAATAGCTTGGTATTGTGACTTCGTTCCGTTTAGTAGCTTGGCTTCTCTTACTATCATGCTATTATTTTATCATGCATTATTGCAGATAAAACAATACAATAAAATAAAAAGTCCCCCTTCTAGGGGGAGGCTTTAGACCCAATTTTTCGGTAAAAAGAAAGACAAATTAATATTTATGTTCTTTAAAACCAGCTACTCGATGCAGAAGTCAAAATAATTTTATAGAGAAAACAAAAATGCTAGCTAGCTCTCGTCGCAACAATGAGTATTTTTCTGTTGCTAGTGCTAATGAGTCTTTAGAAAAATTACGTTCAACGTCTAAAGTACTTGAGTCAGGAATTTTACCAGAATTTGACGATTCACTATTAAACAGTAGGACATCTTATAGTTCAAGTATCTCTAATTCAGTAACACCACTTGCACCTGATCCTGGGAGTACTTTGGGTACTGCATACAATCTCGGTACTCTCAATCGTCCGTTTACCCTCACTGATTTTGTCGGCAATAAAAATGTTTCTGATATTTATCGCTTTAACTTAGCAAGTACTAGTAGTTTCAACTTATCTCTAAACGGCTTAACCGCAGATGTTAATGTCGAATTACTTAATGGTAGTGGTACGCGCATTAGATTTTCTAACGCTTCTGGCACAACCTCAGAATGGATAGACAGTATCCTAAATACAGGGACTTACTATGTTAAGGTCTTTCAGCACAGTGGCAACACGAACTACCGATTAAGCTTATCTGCTACACCAATTGTCAATGGTGTCCGTACTGTTTTAGGAAACTTAGGCGCAGATACATTTACTTGGCAATCTGGCTTTAATCGTACAGTCATTTCTGGCAATGGCAATGTGGATTTTGGTAGTGGAGGATTAGATACACTGAATCTTGCTCTTGCTAACATTTCCTCAACTACAACTAGATTAAATCTTGCCAATGCTAATGGAGGAGGGGTGCTTTATAACCCTGGAAACGGTGTGCGTGTATTTGATGCGATCGCACTTAACAATAACAATCAAATTCTATTTGAAGGAATTGATCGCATTCGCTTTGCAGATCGAACAATTAACCGCTTTGTCAGACCTAATGATCCCTTGTTTAATCAACAGTGGAATTTACACATGATGGGTGTGCATAATGCTTGGTACTTTACTAAAGGTTCCACAAATGTCCTGATTGGCGTTCAAGATACAGGGTTGGGAGTTAATAACAATGGTAATGTTCACCCTGAACTACGCGCAGGCAATACTATTAGATTTGATAATAACTACCGCGATGAGTTTACAGGTGGAGACTATTACACTTCCCACGGTAGTGCAGTTCAAGGCATTATTGCAGCGAGAAGTAATAATGGCATGGGAATGAGTGGCATCAACTGGAATTCTCCGGTTTTTAATATTGATGTATTAGGCGGAAATCACGCAGATTATAACTTGGCTGACGCTACCAAAGTCATGATTAATCAAGCTAATAGTCAGGGGCGAAAGCTGATCGTTAATATGAGTTTAGGAGGGGGAGGTCGTGATTTTGCATTTGAGCAATTAATTGCTAACAATCAATCAAATGCTTTGTTTGTTATTTCCTCTGGTAACAGTGATATCAATAGTATTTCTTACCCTGCTAACTTAGCTTCAATTTATAGCAATGTCATCGCAGTAGGTGCTTCTTGGGGTACTCGTAATGCAAACAATGGTGCAACCACACCAGGCGATCGCATCTCATATCCAGAGATCTGGGGTTCTCAGTATGGAACTGGACTTACTTTGATGGGACCATCAGAGGTTATCGCACCTTATGCTAATCTCAATGGACAATTTAGGTACTGGGGAACAGGAAGCACTCCTGGATTTAATGGCACTTCAGCCTCAGCACCAAACGTCGCAGGTGTCGCATCTTTAGTATGGAGTGCTAATCGCAATCTTTCGGCTACCCGAATCAAGCAAATATTATCACAAACAGCTTTTGATTTAGGTGCAAGAGGCTACGATACAGTTCATGGTCATGGATTTGTCAATGCTGATGCTGCTGTCCGACGCGCAATGGCAATTGGACGAGGTGCTGCATAACTGCAATGCAACAATGCCTACTACTAACTACGGCGATGAACTAAAGTTGCACTAGACTGATCTGTTGCTAAAACGACTAATTCACTAATGTTAACGTGTGGCGGGCGACTGGCACAGAATAAGACAATATCTGCAATATCTTCGGCAGTGAGAGGAGTTATTCCTTGGTAGACTTTCTTTGCTCGTTCCACATCTCCATGAAAGCGAACTTGACTAAACTCAGTTTCCACCATACCAGGATCTACCGAACTAACACGTATAGGAGTACCGAGTAAATCCATCTTTAAACCTTCTGAGAGTGCTCTTACCGCTGCTTTTGTAGCACAATAGACACTACCACCTGGGTAAGCTTGATGTCCGGCAATTGAACCAATATTGATGATATGTCCTCGTTCGCGATCAACCATTCCTGGTACAAGTAAGCGAGTCATGTAGAGCAAACCCTTAATATTAGTATCAATCATCTCCTCCCAGTCTTGAATATCGGCTTCGTACAGTTTGTCTAAACCTCGGCTTAAACCAGCGTTGTTAATTAAAACATCAACATTTATCCAAGGTTCAGGAAGAGATTTCAGTGCTGATTCTACTGAGGAGCGATCGCATACATCTAAGGACAAACAATGAACCTGAGTAGCTTGCTTAAGTTCACTGGCTAGTTCCTCTAAGCGATCTAAACGACGGGCTACAAGAATCAATTTTGCTTTTTCTTGAGCAAAAGCTTTAGCACAAGCTGCCCCAATTCCACTACTTGCTCCTGTAATGAGAACAACTTTGTCTTGAATTGAAAATCCCATGTGGTTGTGTTTAATGAATATATGGCTGCTTTTAAGCCCTCCGACTAAAGTCGAGGCTACTTAAACGAAGTGTACGAAGGTACACTAATCAGGAAAATTATCAGTAATTCCACGGAGGTGAACTTTGTTTTTTAGCTGCGAATTTATTCGCACTCGCTCCTAAGCTACCAACTGATTGCGGTTAGTGTAAACTTGCTGTACGTATTCTAGGTCTAGATCGCATAAGTAATCGACAACCCAGTTGGCTTGTCGTTGCAACATATGAAATGGATAAGTATTTGCTATACCAACAACAGGAATTCCAGCACTTTTAGCTGCGGTGATTCCGGCTGGGGTATCTTCAATTGCCAAACACTCTGTTGGTTGTAAGTTTAAATCAGGTTCTAGTTCGTTTAGTTTTTCTACAGCAAGGAGATAACCATCTGGTTCGGGTTTACTTGTCGCGATATCATCGCCTGCAACAATGACAGAGAAGTATTCAGTTAAACCAAGACGATTTAAAACAAGTTCCACTTCAGAACGTAATGCACCACTGACAACTGCTAGTTTGAGATGATGCGATCGCAATTGAAAAATGAGATCTTCTAACCCTGGGTATGTGGGCAACTTTTCTAGTTTTTCTAGTTCTTGTTGATATGCTTCAGCTTTTCGTTGAATAATGCGAGTGAGATATTCATCACTGACAACTCGACCTCGACGCTGCAATAATTCGCGGATACAAGCGCGATCGCTGCGTCCTAAGCAGACTTGGCGATACTCTCCTGGCTTGGGGCGCAGATTCTCTGCAATTAAAACTTGATCGATGAGTTGCTGGTGAATGGGTTCATCGTTAATAATCACACCATTGAAATCAAATAAAATCGCTTTTAAAGTCATACTGCACTGCCTCAACTAAGCTGGAGAAGGTATCCACCCTTCAAGCGGAATGTCTTCTTCAGTGCAATTGCTCACTCCTTCCTTTTGTATTATCGGTTTTACCCCGCGAGTGACTTGATGAATGAACCATAAATCTTTTGTCTGCACAGCTCCAAACCCTGCTGCACCCATCCAAGCATCAACACTTGCTGCTGCAAAGTCACGGATGTACGGTTCTTCAAATACGTTATTGAGCCAATCTAGTTGACGCAGTGTTTTTTGATTTCCATCGAGAATTAACACTTCACCTCCGGTGGTGAGTAAGCGAAAGCTTTCTTGCAAAATGGCTTGAGAAACAGCTGATGGTGTCTCGTGGAACAGTAATGAAGCTGTGACAACATCAAAACTAGCATCAGGAAATCCTGTATGTTCCGCATTCCCATGACGCCATTTGATATCTAGATGAGCAGTTTTTGCCTTATGCTCTGCCATCACTAACATATACGGCGATAAATCTAAACCAATCACCTCAGCAGAAGGAAACGCCTGTTTGAGCATTAGTGTTGTTGATCCAGTACCGCAGCCTAAATCAAGAATGCGTCGTGGATGACTTTGAATTGTGTCAATTAGTCCCTGACGTATCAGAGTTTCGTTCGGCGGTAATACATATTGCGTAATCGGATCGTAAGATACAGCTGCGCCAGGGTTGAGATAGCCCCGCTCAATGCCGTGGAAGTTTTGACTGCTGTAATATAAAGGTGTTTCTACATCCGCTCGCCGAAATCTTGCTGCTTCTTGCTGCCAATCAATACTCTCATAAAATTGCCGCAACTCTTTTTCATTAATAAATGAACGGACAATAGGTGAGAGAAAACGTTCCCAAATGGTATCTTGCCTCGGCATAGGAATTAATCTAAATAAGCGTGGATGGCGATCGCATTAAGGTTTATACCCTTTCTTTACAAATTGTAATATACAACTGCTAAGAACTGCTCTAATTGTCAGCGTAATTTCTAGCACTAATTATATAAGTTTTAAATTTTTACATGAAATATTCAACTCAATTAATAAAGAGTACATTTCCTTCTTTTGGGTGATGCATTTTTTTTATTAACTTTACCTAACAAAAATGATAGCAATATTAAATTGAATGAAACTAGAAAATGACAAATATTATGCCTATCTAATCAGACAATAAGTTTATCATCTACTCAAAGGATCAAATCATGCTACATCGCCAAGAAACAGCAGGACTTGTTGTAATTACTCAACCTACACATTCTTGGATTGCTGGTTGTCTAGCAAGGATGTGGGGAGAACAATGTGGTTTTGCTCCTAGAGAAGAAGTTTGTCTTGCAGCTGAACAGCATGATATTGGCTGGGTAGGATGGGAAACTGCACCCACTTTAAATTTTGAAACAGGATACCCCCACAACTTCATGGAATTGCCAACTGAGATACATACGCAGATATGGTCAGGTGCCAAAAAATTAGCATTACCCTTTGGTAGGTATGCAACCCTTCTTGTCTCACTGCATGGTACTGGATTATTTGAGCGTTTCCGTAATTGGCAAGAGTCACCCACATCTTCTCAGTTAGTTAAAGCTTATTTAGAGCAAGAATATGATTTTCAAGAACAGTTGATTGCTAACCTAAAGAACGACTCACATTATGCATCTTATGCTACTCCAGAAATTATTGATCGTAACCGTTCTCTAGTTGCGCTTTGGGATACGCTTTCGCTGACTTTATGTATGGGGCTACGCGAAGAGAGGCAATTTTATCAAGCCCCTATAGGATCAGGTGAAATGACACTTACTTTAACTCCTATAGAGAATGACATAATAAAAGTAAATCCTTGGGTATTTGAACAAAATGAAGTAACACTTGTCTATGAAGGGCGACTATTACAGGAAAAGTTTGTCGATGAAACCACAATGCGTAATGCGTTAGAAAATGCAACGTGGGTAAGTATTGTTAATAGATTAATTCCAGCCTAATTAAATTTTTAATAAAAGCGATCGCTCATGGTAAAACTATCAACACAAAACCTCACTCTAGAAGAGTTTCTCAAGCTGCCTGAAACTAAACCAGCTAGCGAATATGTTAACGGTCAAATTATCCAGAAGCCCATGCCCCAAGGAAAGCATAGTAAGTTACAAGGTAAGTTAGTTACTGCTATCAATGAGTTAGCTGAGCCGCAAAAGATTGCCCTTGCCTTTCCAGAACTTCGCTGTACCTTTGGTGGGCGCTCAATAGTACTTGATGTTGCTGTATTTAGCTGGGATCGTATACCTGTTGATGAAAATGGAGATATTGCTAATGTATTTACATCTGCTCCCGACTGGACAATTGAGATTTTTTCTCCTGATCAAAGCCCAACTAAAGTAATTAGTAATATTTTACATTGTCTAACACATGATTGTAAATTAGGTTGGCTAATTGATCCAGATGAGAAATCAGTTATAGTTTATCCACCAGGAAAACAACCAATTTATTTTGAGGAAGCAAAAGACTTACTCACTGTACCTGAGTTTTTAGAACTAAAACTTAAAGTAGAAGATTTATTTAATTGGTTAAGAATATAGAAAATAGTTTTGGGTTTGGTTTTGGCTAGCTACTAGCTATTTTTTATATTTAAGTAATTTCTCAGTAGTCTTTACTATGCTTAGTCAGCTAAAACGTTATATCAGTTAAAAAGACAGATATTAGCGATAACGGAATACAAAAAATGGCATACAGTAAAGGTGTAGCACAATTAGGATTATTTAGTGCAAGCATCTTGACATTCTTTTGTACTACTGCAATACCAGAAAAGTACTAGCTGAAGATAGTCTAAGCACAAATAATTTAACTAATTTAGAGACAAGCGATCGCTTAGACAATTTGAAGTTGCACACTTCTCAGGAATTGAAATTAGAGAAGAATATCGCAACAGTATTAGTTAATCAGTCTGTTAATGAAAATGACTTTACGACTACAGAAGTCGATAGCTCAAAGTTCAATGACAGCAACGTGAATAATAAATACCAAATTACATTAAGTACAAATTCTCAGCAAATAGAAGTTTCTCGCAATGCAGTAGATTTGTTGGCAGAAAATAGTTTAGAAAAGCAGTTCTTGATAGGTAAACTTGGTTTAGATACACTTTGTCGTGCTTTTCCGTTAAATTCACGCTGTACCGACTACCAAACCTCAGAACAACAAGCACAACGGTCTATATAACTCAGACAACGCTTATCACCATCAGAAGTAGAACGACAAAACTTAGAAACACGCTTATTAGAAAGATTAGCAGTTGCATCAGAAGCACCTGTGCGGAGTAGTTTTGCACTAGGAGCTAAAGTGAGTGCTTTAGGTGTTGGTCTTGAGGGTATTGGTGCAATTTCACCAATTTTAATGGCAGAGTAGGATTTAATTATTTGGGATTCAGTAGTGGTTTTACACAAAATGAGATTGATTACGACGGTGATTTACAACTACTAAACGCTACTGGAATGCTTGATTGGTTTCCTTCAAGTACAAGTGGTTTTCGAGTGACTGGTGGTGTAGTCTATCAAAACAATCGAGTTGATGCGATCGCGCGTCCGGCTGAAGTCTTAGAAATTGGTGGTATTGAATTTCCGCTAGCTGTAGTTGGTCAACTTGAGGGTTCATTAACATTTCCTAACACAATTGCACCTTATATTGGCATTGGTTACGGCAATCCGGTGAGACGCGGTAGTGCATTCAGCTTTAATATCGATTTAGGTGTTTTATTTCCAGGTTCACCACAAGCAGATTTGCAAGCAACAGGTCCAGGTGTAGATATTATTGGCGGAATTCCTATATTAAATAATTTACTAGAGGATGCGATCGCCCAGGAAGAACAGGATATTGAAGATAACGTCAGTTGGCTTGGCGTGTATCCAGTACTTTCTATCGGAGTTTCTTATTAGTTTTAATGACAAATTGGTGCTGGCAATTCTTTCAGCAATGATTACACCTGCTGTGCTCATTGTTGCTCTTTTTCACATTCAAAAGCCTCTGTTTTAGCGCGGTATAATGCAGCATCCGCAGCACGAAGGAGTTCTTCTGGAGTATGACCATTTTCTGGAAAACAGGCAACTCCTAGAGAAAGAGTAATGTTATTAAGTAACTGCTGACTGTACTGTACTCTAGAATGACTTGTTAATCAGTTAATCAGCACCCTGGTCAATTGTTGCCGCATTTTAGCTTCTATCAACACCTTGCGCTATACTTTGCTACAAATGGGAAGCAGAGGGAGCAGAGGAAGAAATTAACTATAGTTCTTATAAGAGTGAAATGGTATTACACCTTCCAAAGCAAAATTTGGATGTGGCAGTGCACATAGCATGTCAATCACAAACACAAGCTATCAGTGATTATGGTTGCGATGCTTGCACTTCGCTTCTCACAATCTCTACAAGTACAGCATTGATTTTATTAGAGTCTAGTTGACTCATTATGAGTGTTCCTTTCGATGTATTCTTGACTAGCACCACCACCGTCAATTTGTACTTGAATTGCTGGTTCGTAGCCTTCTGCTGCACTACGGATTTGTGCCACACTCGATAGCAATACGCCGTAAACTACTTTAGAGAAAATATCTGCCATCGTGTAGAGAAATTGTCGCGTTACGGCTGCCCACGCACCCCATGCGGGAAAAGCCTTCCAAGCCCAAGGTACCAAGTAGGCTAAGGGATAAAGCGTCCAAGAAATCAAGATTAACCACCAAATTGTCCCCATGGTTTTATAGGCTTGGCGAGGTAAATTTTCACGTGATTTGAAGATCCAATTCCCCATCATATAGAGAATGTAAACGTAGAAAACGGTACTTACCGCACCCCAAAAGAGAAACCAACCAGTGTTTGTAATTTCAAAGTATTGTCCGATATATCCGGTGTAAATCATTAATAAACCAGCAGTGATGAAGCGAAACCGCAGCTTGCGGAAACGTCCTGGCGTGACATCAATCACAAATAACATCTGAGTTAGCAAACATGGTACATCAATTGACCAATTAAGGTAACGATAACCATTCGAGAACGTGCTTTCTGTAATATCTGCCTGCTGTACCAACACCCAGCCCCCAAACTGTTCCATCAAAGGCAAATGCTGACAGCCACTCTACTAGTTGCAAACCTAGAATTAAGAAAGCTGACACCATGACGACAGCAGATAGCGTCGATGATGGTTGAAATCGCGGCAACGAGCGACTGTTAGTTGTAATAAAGTATACAAACCCTACTGCCATCACACTCACACCAAGTGTTAATAAATGCGATATTAATTGGTGCTGTACTGGCGAGTAAGTGAGTAAGTTTTCCATAATCGTACCTTCTGGTACGACTACAGTCTGTGCTATTAAATTTTGTATAAAGGAAGTTGTCAGCACTCCTAAATCAAACATTAATTATCCTCATTAATTGAACAGTAAAACAAGTAAAAAATATTTTTTACTCTATATTTATTTATTATTAGAATATCAGCTTGTTGCAGTATCAATTGCTCAAGTTCTCTTGAGAGTATTATCTCTAATAAATATATAACCAACTCTATCTCAAGATATATTTCATTTTGAAGAATGTGTATAGTATAAAACTAAAATCCCTAATAATACTAGTACGACTTGACAAACAGACTAATAACAGTAGTATACACAGGCAGGTTAACAAGATTAGATTTAGATGATATAGAGGGGCAGCTATTTGCATATTCAATGCGTTAACTTACTGTGCAATTAACTTGCGAATAGAACTTGATGTAGCAAATCTCGATGAATGGTTGCTCGATCTACTAAAGATTGAATTTGATCAGGAGTAAGAGAATCACCGTTTGCATAATGTTCAAGCAATGTATTATAAATTACATGATATTTATCAGGAATTTCAGTTAAATTCCATCCTGGCATATCAAGTTCTGCCATCAATTTACTCACTTTAGGATCGTAACTTAAGGCAAAACAGCGACATCCTTCAGCCGCAGCCATAATTAAACTGTGAAGGCGCATACCGATCGCCATTTCAACACCTCGAAATACACCTTTTAAAGCTTTAGGATCTTGCAAAGACAAAATTTTATGAACTCCAGGAAGTTGCGGTGCGATCGCTTCAGCAATGGCTAAATCTTGACTTTGTTGAAATGGCACAAGCAAAATACAAGTTTGTGTTGCTTTTTGAAAATCAACTAAAGCACGGGTGAGATTATTGAGGCGAGTTGATGTTAATTCAGGATGCGATCGCAATGTGACTGCAACTCTAGGTGCAGGTAAATCCCATAACCCAGGTACAGGCGAAGCTTCTAACGCCCATACTGGATCAGGGGCGAGAGTACATGAAATTCCCCATTTAGACAACAAAGCCGCACTACCTCGATCGCGAACACTCACTGCGGTACACTTTTTAAAAGTCCGTCGTGCCAATTGCTGTGTCATGTCGCGCTTAAGTGGACCAATTCCTTGCGCCCAAGCGATTGTTTTTAAGCCAAGTTGTTGTGCTGCAATCATCAAGCCGCCGTAATACAAAGGGCTAATCGCACTCGTCACATCTTGCATCAAACTTCCACCACCCCAAATGAACGCATCCGACTTGCGCAAAGTTTGAAGTACGCTGAATAATCCCATGCGATCGCACGCTTCCACATGATAGCGATCGCGCGTCTCCTGCGGATTACCCGAAAGTACAATTGGTGTCACATGATCTGGTAACATTTGCAAAAGTGTTGCTAATAAAGCCTCATCGCCACCATTGCCTTTACCATAGTATCCACACAAAACCGCCCGCATCTTGCCCACGTTATTACCTCAGATAACATAACAAAAACTCTATCCGAGATGTGCCATTAATTGAATCTGAGCCTTACGATAAAAAAGCACCAATCAATTGCATACCCTCACCCCTCGCCCCTCATTATGCACGCCCTCTCAATTCCAACTTGGATTATTCACGTCTCTAGCGTCATTGAATGGATTGCCGCGATTTGGTTAATCTGGATCTATGGTGAAGTGACTCGTAACCGTAGCTGGTGGGCTTTATCTCTGGCGATGTTACCTGCACTTGTGAGTGCAATGTGTGCGTGTACGTGGCACTTTTTCGACAATGCAAAATCGTTAGAGTGGTTAGTGACACTTCAAGCGACAATGACTGTTGTTGGTAACTTCACGCTGTTAATTGCTGCATGGATAATTTGGCGTTCTACAACTGAAGAAGAGGTCAGGAATCAGGGATCAGGGGTCAGGGATAGAAAAAATGAACTAAAACTCAGGGAGACAAGAGAGAAACTTTGATTGACATTAGCCGCAGCGCGAGAATCAAAACTGTAGAAATTCTCCGATTCCTGATCTCTGCCTCCTTTTCATTCCAGTGTTAGCCAAAAGGCAAACTTATGATTCAAGACGTCTCCTTTCTTTTGCATCCTTCCAAAGAAACCTTATTTGCTTTATCATTGTTTCCCTACTTGGGTTTCTTATGGTTTCTCACTCGTACTCCCCAAATGCCACGTTTAGCATTGATTGGCTTTTACTGTACTTTGGTATTTGTTGGTGTGACAATTCCAGCAGGAATTTATGCACAAATTCACTATGGTGAATCATTAGCAAACGTTGATTGGTTGCATGGGAGTGCAGAATTTTTCTTAACGCTATCGAATATTTTTGTTGTGCTAGGCTTCAGACAAGCAGTCATAGGGGCGAGGGGTGTTAGCGCAGCGGGACGAAGTCCGGAGTGAGGAGTGAGGGAGAAGAAGGTTATGGTTTGGGAGTTGTGTAGTTGTCATTCATAGATGTATGGAAGTTATACCAGCGATAGATTTACTTGCAGGCAAATGCGTACGGTTATATCAAGGAGATTATGCGCGATCGCAAGTTTTTAACGATAACCCTGCAGATATGGCGCATCAATGGGTAGAACAAGGCGCAACGCGACTACATGTCGTCGATCTAGATGGGGCAAAGCAAGGTAAGGTTGTCAATTTAGCGGCAATTGAAGCAATTACTTCAGCAGTATCGATACCACTTCAAGTTGGTGGAGGATTACGCGATGCCTGCGGCACGGGCAAAGCCCTACGCACTAGCGTTACCCAGTTATTAAACTTAGGCGTACAGCGCGTGATTTTAGGAACCGTTGCTGTTGAACAACCGCAATTAGTCGCAGATTTATGTCAAGAGTTTCCTGGGCAAATCATTGTTGGGATTGATGCACGCAATGGTAGAGTTGCAACGCACGGTTGGTTAGAAACATCGGAAGTGTTAGCAACGCAACTCGCAACGCAGATGCAAGAATTGGGTGTTGCTGCAATCATTTATACTGATATTCACCGTGATGGTACGCTATCAGGACCTAATTTAGAAGCGCTTAGAGAACTAGCAGCAGAAATCTCAATTCCGGTGATAGCATCAGGTGGTGTAAGTTCTATCACTGATTTATTAAGTTTACTCGCGCTTGAATCGTTGGGAGTTACAGGCGCGATTGTTGGTCGTGCGTTATACACTGGAGATATTTCGCTCAAAAGTGCAATTCAAGCTGTCGGACAAGGTAGATTACAAGATATACCACCCGATTTAGGATTTTCAGCGTTTGCTTGATTTTATCTGTGATTGGTAATGGGTAATTGGTAATGAAATTTAACTAAAAATTAGCGCCCAACAACATTGGTTTAAATTGAATAATGGAAAATCAAAAATTGATACTATCTACCTACGTACTAGTTACCTATTACCA
Above is a window of Gloeocapsopsis sp. IPPAS B-1203 DNA encoding:
- a CDS encoding bacteriorhodopsin; its protein translation is MEQFGGWVLVQQADITESTFSNGYRYLNWSIDVPCLLTQMLFVIDVTPGRFRKLRFRFITAGLLMIYTGYIGQYFEITNTGWFLFWGAVSTVFYVYILYMMGNWIFKSRENLPRQAYKTMGTIWWLILISWTLYPLAYLVPWAWKAFPAWGAWAAVTRQFLYTMADIFSKVVYGVLLSSVAQIRSAAEGYEPAIQVQIDGGGASQEYIERNTHNESTRL
- the csaB gene encoding polysaccharide pyruvyl transferase CsaB — translated: MRAVLCGYYGKGNGGDEALLATLLQMLPDHVTPIVLSGNPQETRDRYHVEACDRMGLFSVLQTLRKSDAFIWGGGSLMQDVTSAISPLYYGGLMIAAQQLGLKTIAWAQGIGPLKRDMTQQLARRTFKKCTAVSVRDRGSAALLSKWGISCTLAPDPVWALEASPVPGLWDLPAPRVAVTLRSHPELTSTRLNNLTRALVDFQKATQTCILLVPFQQSQDLAIAEAIAPQLPGVHKILSLQDPKALKGVFRGVEMAIGMRLHSLIMAAAEGCRCFALSYDPKVSKLMAELDMPGWNLTEIPDKYHVIYNTLLEHYANGDSLTPDQIQSLVDRATIHRDLLHQVLFAS
- a CDS encoding DUF2499 domain-containing protein yields the protein MHALSIPTWIIHVSSVIEWIAAIWLIWIYGEVTRNRSWWALSLAMLPALVSAMCACTWHFFDNAKSLEWLVTLQATMTVVGNFTLLIAAWIIWRSTTEEEVRNQGSGVRDRKNELKLRETREKL
- a CDS encoding DUF3593 domain-containing protein, which gives rise to MIQDVSFLLHPSKETLFALSLFPYLGFLWFLTRTPQMPRLALIGFYCTLVFVGVTIPAGIYAQIHYGESLANVDWLHGSAEFFLTLSNIFVVLGFRQAVIGARGVSAAGRSPE
- the hisA gene encoding 1-(5-phosphoribosyl)-5-[(5-phosphoribosylamino)methylideneamino]imidazole-4-carboxamide isomerase, coding for MEVIPAIDLLAGKCVRLYQGDYARSQVFNDNPADMAHQWVEQGATRLHVVDLDGAKQGKVVNLAAIEAITSAVSIPLQVGGGLRDACGTGKALRTSVTQLLNLGVQRVILGTVAVEQPQLVADLCQEFPGQIIVGIDARNGRVATHGWLETSEVLATQLATQMQELGVAAIIYTDIHRDGTLSGPNLEALRELAAEISIPVIASGGVSSITDLLSLLALESLGVTGAIVGRALYTGDISLKSAIQAVGQGRLQDIPPDLGFSAFA